One Panicum virgatum strain AP13 chromosome 3N, P.virgatum_v5, whole genome shotgun sequence DNA segment encodes these proteins:
- the LOC120666318 gene encoding uncharacterized protein LOC120666318 isoform X3, translating to MGDVLIPSLMTGDCNDSICVRASRFWEFYDLNEETKLLHADLVLIDEEGNSIHAQIYPNAFQRFKTLIKEGNVYNLACFRVRKSNDRYKPVTNESMITLSTWTTVEEVVEIPPAFPMFTYSLTPIEQLPSRVDYPEYFTDVIGIVTTISNIMSLRARGRQNDSLKRVVTICNESNVSVDVVLWGERASSFPAEQMQKEGEAHPQVVIFVGTLVKKYSSSGAVTLAGNSPCKWYINPDVPEARALLSSIGKTNQPIKWDQQMTPAKATPAVEHKKVSEIKDLNPFKYKKMDFLVTVAIKKIDSSWWYNSCYKCARTAKPYGDLYKCTDSTCNYTGKPVQRYKLSIIAGDETGDTNFIMFGRWVQHLTKKAADTLIAENPQGFIPNEITRLLEKVFKFNVSFTENTTSSDKVCFQVNAVVAEVNDTNVLTTGSQSSSLLISQSAGSSMQRTPQKSAAFTLTSQSTGGSHASGTTPTKTINIPESQLTPQSHGYNDQITPTKETDIALAPTEQDTRSVNALDILTQTALATSTDTPQKNDDTVFAKDSKDGAANSTTKIEKTNTRKRSCPSPSKKIAKKLLLDKDNEDEDDDCVHDTPKPRYALAKNLK from the exons ATGGGAGATGTGCTGATTCCAAGTCTCATGACCGGTGATTGCAATGATAGCATATGTGTACGTGCTTCTAGGTTTTGGGAATTTTATGATCTGAATGAAGAGACAAAGCTGCTGCACGCTGATCTTGTGCTAATTGATGAAGAG GGTAACAGCATACATGCGCAGATCTACCCCAATGCATTTCAGCGGTTCAAAACTTTGATAAAAGAAGGCAATGTCTACAATCTTGCTTGTTTTCGGGTCAGGAAATCAAATGACAGATACAAACCAGTAACAAATGAAAGCATGATCACCTTATCAACGTGGACTACAGTTGAAGAAGTTGTTGAAATTCCACCTGCTTTTCCTATGTTCACCTACTCGCTGACTCCAATAGAGCAACTGCCATCTCGTGTGGACTACCCAGAATACTTCACAG ATGTCATTGGAATAGTCACAACAATCTCGAATATCATGTCACTAAGAGCAAGAGGAAGACAAAATGATAGTTTGAAGAGGGTTGTCACCATATGCAATGAAAG TAATGTTTCAGTAGATGTTGTGCTATGGGGTGAGCGCGCCTCTTCTTTCCCAGCTGAACAAAtgcaaaaagaaggagaagcccACCCACAAGTTGTCATATTTGTTGGTACCCTTGTCAAAAAATACTCAT CATCTGGAGCTGTCACCTTAGCAGGCAATTCACCATGCAAGTGGTACATAAATCCAGATGTTCCTGAGGCAAGAGCTCTTCTATCCAg CATTGGAAAAACAAATCAGCCAATTAAGTGGGACCAACAAATGACACCAGCTAAAGCTACACCTGCTGTTGAACACAAAAAAGTTTCTGAAATCAAAGATCTTAACCCCTTCAAATACAAG AAAATGGACTTCTTGGTTACTGTGGCAATAAAAAAGATTGACAGCTCCTGGTGGTACAACTCTTGCTACAAATGTGCGAGAACTGCTAAACCCTACGGTGACTTATACAAGTGCACCGACAGCACCTGCAATTATACTGGCAAACCAGTCCAGAG GTATAAGCTTAGCATTATTGCTGGAGATGAGACGGGTGACACAAATTTTATCATGTTTGGAAGGTGGGTTCAGCACTTGACAAAGAAAGCTGCTGATACACTTATCGCTGAGAATCCACAGGGTTTCATTCCAAATGAGATCACAAGGCTCTTAGAAAAAGTGTTCAAATTCAATGTCAGCTTCACAGAAAACACAACAAGCTCCGATAAAGTTTGCTTCCAGGTCAATGCAGTAGTTGCAGAAGTAAATGACACAAATGTTCTCACAACAGGGTCTCAATCATCATCACTTCTGATATCTCAAAGTGCTGGCAGCAGTATGCAGCGCACCCCACAGAAAAGCGCTGCCTTCACTTTAACCTCACAATCTACGGGGGGCAGCCATGCTTCAGGCACCACACCAACAAAAACTATCAACATCCCTGAGTCACAACTTACACCACAGAGTCATGGATACAATGATCAG ATCACTCCAACCAAGGAAACAGATATTGCTTTAGCACCAACAGAGCAAGATACAAGGTCCGTCAATGCTCTTGATATCCTTACTCAAACTGCACTTGCAACGTCAACAGATACACCACAGAAGAATGATGACACAGTTTTTGCTAAG GACTCCAAGGATGGAGCTGCTAATTCAACAACTAAGATAGAAAAGACTAACACAAGGAAAAG GTCCTGCCCCTCACCTAGCAAGAAAATTGCTAAAAAATTGTTGCTTGATAAAGACAATGAAGACGAAGATGATGACTGTGTTCATGACACTCCCAAGCCTAGGTATGCTCTTGCTAAAAACCTCAAATGA
- the LOC120666318 gene encoding uncharacterized protein LOC120666318 isoform X1, giving the protein MGDVLIPSLMTGDCNDSICVRASRFWEFYDLNEETKLLHADLVLIDEEGNSIHAQIYPNAFQRFKTLIKEGNVYNLACFRVRKSNDRYKPVTNESMITLSTWTTVEEVVEIPPAFPMFTYSLTPIEQLPSRVDYPEYFTDVIGIVTTISNIMSLRARGRQNDSLKRVVTICNESNVSVDVVLWGERASSFPAEQMQKEGEAHPQVVIFVGTLVKKYSSSGAVTLAGNSPCKWYINPDVPEARALLSSIGKTNQPIKWDQQMTPAKATPAVEHKKVSEIKDLNPFKYKKMDFLVTVAIKKIDSSWWYNSCYKCARTAKPYGDLYKCTDSTCNYTGKPVQRYKLSIIAGDETGDTNFIMFGRWVQHLTKKAADTLIAENPQGFIPNEITRLLEKVFKFNVSFTENTTSSDKVCFQVNAVVAEVNDTNVLTTGSQSSSLLISQSAGSSMQRTPQKSAAFTLTSQSTGGSHASGTTPTKTINIPESQLTPQSHGYNDQITPTKETDIALAPTEQDTRSVNALDILTQTALATSTDTPQKNDDTVFAKTTVNPKDSKDGAANSTTKIEKTNTRKRSCPSPSKKIAKKLLLDKDNEDEDDDCVHDTPKPRYALAKNLK; this is encoded by the exons ATGGGAGATGTGCTGATTCCAAGTCTCATGACCGGTGATTGCAATGATAGCATATGTGTACGTGCTTCTAGGTTTTGGGAATTTTATGATCTGAATGAAGAGACAAAGCTGCTGCACGCTGATCTTGTGCTAATTGATGAAGAG GGTAACAGCATACATGCGCAGATCTACCCCAATGCATTTCAGCGGTTCAAAACTTTGATAAAAGAAGGCAATGTCTACAATCTTGCTTGTTTTCGGGTCAGGAAATCAAATGACAGATACAAACCAGTAACAAATGAAAGCATGATCACCTTATCAACGTGGACTACAGTTGAAGAAGTTGTTGAAATTCCACCTGCTTTTCCTATGTTCACCTACTCGCTGACTCCAATAGAGCAACTGCCATCTCGTGTGGACTACCCAGAATACTTCACAG ATGTCATTGGAATAGTCACAACAATCTCGAATATCATGTCACTAAGAGCAAGAGGAAGACAAAATGATAGTTTGAAGAGGGTTGTCACCATATGCAATGAAAG TAATGTTTCAGTAGATGTTGTGCTATGGGGTGAGCGCGCCTCTTCTTTCCCAGCTGAACAAAtgcaaaaagaaggagaagcccACCCACAAGTTGTCATATTTGTTGGTACCCTTGTCAAAAAATACTCAT CATCTGGAGCTGTCACCTTAGCAGGCAATTCACCATGCAAGTGGTACATAAATCCAGATGTTCCTGAGGCAAGAGCTCTTCTATCCAg CATTGGAAAAACAAATCAGCCAATTAAGTGGGACCAACAAATGACACCAGCTAAAGCTACACCTGCTGTTGAACACAAAAAAGTTTCTGAAATCAAAGATCTTAACCCCTTCAAATACAAG AAAATGGACTTCTTGGTTACTGTGGCAATAAAAAAGATTGACAGCTCCTGGTGGTACAACTCTTGCTACAAATGTGCGAGAACTGCTAAACCCTACGGTGACTTATACAAGTGCACCGACAGCACCTGCAATTATACTGGCAAACCAGTCCAGAG GTATAAGCTTAGCATTATTGCTGGAGATGAGACGGGTGACACAAATTTTATCATGTTTGGAAGGTGGGTTCAGCACTTGACAAAGAAAGCTGCTGATACACTTATCGCTGAGAATCCACAGGGTTTCATTCCAAATGAGATCACAAGGCTCTTAGAAAAAGTGTTCAAATTCAATGTCAGCTTCACAGAAAACACAACAAGCTCCGATAAAGTTTGCTTCCAGGTCAATGCAGTAGTTGCAGAAGTAAATGACACAAATGTTCTCACAACAGGGTCTCAATCATCATCACTTCTGATATCTCAAAGTGCTGGCAGCAGTATGCAGCGCACCCCACAGAAAAGCGCTGCCTTCACTTTAACCTCACAATCTACGGGGGGCAGCCATGCTTCAGGCACCACACCAACAAAAACTATCAACATCCCTGAGTCACAACTTACACCACAGAGTCATGGATACAATGATCAG ATCACTCCAACCAAGGAAACAGATATTGCTTTAGCACCAACAGAGCAAGATACAAGGTCCGTCAATGCTCTTGATATCCTTACTCAAACTGCACTTGCAACGTCAACAGATACACCACAGAAGAATGATGACACAGTTTTTGCTAAG ACTACTGTTAATCCAAAGGACTCCAAGGATGGAGCTGCTAATTCAACAACTAAGATAGAAAAGACTAACACAAGGAAAAG GTCCTGCCCCTCACCTAGCAAGAAAATTGCTAAAAAATTGTTGCTTGATAAAGACAATGAAGACGAAGATGATGACTGTGTTCATGACACTCCCAAGCCTAGGTATGCTCTTGCTAAAAACCTCAAATGA
- the LOC120666318 gene encoding uncharacterized protein LOC120666318 isoform X2, producing the protein MGDVLIPSLMTGDCNDSICVRASRFWEFYDLNEETKLLHADLVLIDEEGNSIHAQIYPNAFQRFKTLIKEGNVYNLACFRVRKSNDRYKPVTNESMITLSTWTTVEEVVEIPPAFPMFTYSLTPIEQLPSRVDYPEYFTDVIGIVTTISNIMSLRARGRQNDSLKRVVTICNESNVSVDVVLWGERASSFPAEQMQKEGEAHPQVVIFVGTLVKKYSSSGAVTLAGNSPCKWYINPDVPEARALLSSIGKTNQPIKWDQQMTPAKATPAVEHKKVSEIKDLNPFKYKKMDFLVTVAIKKIDSSWWYNSCYKCARTAKPYGDLYKCTDSTCNYTGKPVQRYKLSIIAGDETGDTNFIMFGRWVQHLTKKAADTLIAENPQGFIPNEITRLLEKVFKFNVSFTENTTSSDKVCFQVNAVVAEVNDTNVLTTGSQSSSLLISQSAGSSMQRTPQKSAAFTLTSQSTGGSHASGTTPTKTINIPESQLTPQSHGYNDQITPTKETDIALAPTEQDTRSVNALDILTQTALATSTDTPQKNDDTVFAKTTVNPKDSKDGAANSTTKIEKTNTRKRSCPSPSKKIAKKLLLDKDNEDEDDDCVHDTPKPSSSTDA; encoded by the exons ATGGGAGATGTGCTGATTCCAAGTCTCATGACCGGTGATTGCAATGATAGCATATGTGTACGTGCTTCTAGGTTTTGGGAATTTTATGATCTGAATGAAGAGACAAAGCTGCTGCACGCTGATCTTGTGCTAATTGATGAAGAG GGTAACAGCATACATGCGCAGATCTACCCCAATGCATTTCAGCGGTTCAAAACTTTGATAAAAGAAGGCAATGTCTACAATCTTGCTTGTTTTCGGGTCAGGAAATCAAATGACAGATACAAACCAGTAACAAATGAAAGCATGATCACCTTATCAACGTGGACTACAGTTGAAGAAGTTGTTGAAATTCCACCTGCTTTTCCTATGTTCACCTACTCGCTGACTCCAATAGAGCAACTGCCATCTCGTGTGGACTACCCAGAATACTTCACAG ATGTCATTGGAATAGTCACAACAATCTCGAATATCATGTCACTAAGAGCAAGAGGAAGACAAAATGATAGTTTGAAGAGGGTTGTCACCATATGCAATGAAAG TAATGTTTCAGTAGATGTTGTGCTATGGGGTGAGCGCGCCTCTTCTTTCCCAGCTGAACAAAtgcaaaaagaaggagaagcccACCCACAAGTTGTCATATTTGTTGGTACCCTTGTCAAAAAATACTCAT CATCTGGAGCTGTCACCTTAGCAGGCAATTCACCATGCAAGTGGTACATAAATCCAGATGTTCCTGAGGCAAGAGCTCTTCTATCCAg CATTGGAAAAACAAATCAGCCAATTAAGTGGGACCAACAAATGACACCAGCTAAAGCTACACCTGCTGTTGAACACAAAAAAGTTTCTGAAATCAAAGATCTTAACCCCTTCAAATACAAG AAAATGGACTTCTTGGTTACTGTGGCAATAAAAAAGATTGACAGCTCCTGGTGGTACAACTCTTGCTACAAATGTGCGAGAACTGCTAAACCCTACGGTGACTTATACAAGTGCACCGACAGCACCTGCAATTATACTGGCAAACCAGTCCAGAG GTATAAGCTTAGCATTATTGCTGGAGATGAGACGGGTGACACAAATTTTATCATGTTTGGAAGGTGGGTTCAGCACTTGACAAAGAAAGCTGCTGATACACTTATCGCTGAGAATCCACAGGGTTTCATTCCAAATGAGATCACAAGGCTCTTAGAAAAAGTGTTCAAATTCAATGTCAGCTTCACAGAAAACACAACAAGCTCCGATAAAGTTTGCTTCCAGGTCAATGCAGTAGTTGCAGAAGTAAATGACACAAATGTTCTCACAACAGGGTCTCAATCATCATCACTTCTGATATCTCAAAGTGCTGGCAGCAGTATGCAGCGCACCCCACAGAAAAGCGCTGCCTTCACTTTAACCTCACAATCTACGGGGGGCAGCCATGCTTCAGGCACCACACCAACAAAAACTATCAACATCCCTGAGTCACAACTTACACCACAGAGTCATGGATACAATGATCAG ATCACTCCAACCAAGGAAACAGATATTGCTTTAGCACCAACAGAGCAAGATACAAGGTCCGTCAATGCTCTTGATATCCTTACTCAAACTGCACTTGCAACGTCAACAGATACACCACAGAAGAATGATGACACAGTTTTTGCTAAG ACTACTGTTAATCCAAAGGACTCCAAGGATGGAGCTGCTAATTCAACAACTAAGATAGAAAAGACTAACACAAGGAAAAG GTCCTGCCCCTCACCTAGCAAGAAAATTGCTAAAAAATTGTTGCTTGATAAAGACAATGAAGACGAAGATGATGACTGTGTTCATGACACTCCCAAGCCTAG TTCCAGCACCGATGCTTAG
- the LOC120666318 gene encoding replication protein A 70 kDa DNA-binding subunit C-like isoform X4 — protein sequence MKSIHAQIYPNAFQRFKTLIKEGNVYNLACFRVRKSNDRYKPVTNESMITLSTWTTVEEVVEIPPAFPMFTYSLTPIEQLPSRVDYPEYFTDVIGIVTTISNIMSLRARGRQNDSLKRVVTICNESNVSVDVVLWGERASSFPAEQMQKEGEAHPQVVIFVGTLVKKYSSSGAVTLAGNSPCKWYINPDVPEARALLSSIGKTNQPIKWDQQMTPAKATPAVEHKKVSEIKDLNPFKYKKMDFLVTVAIKKIDSSWWYNSCYKCARTAKPYGDLYKCTDSTCNYTGKPVQRYKLSIIAGDETGDTNFIMFGRWVQHLTKKAADTLIAENPQGFIPNEITRLLEKVFKFNVSFTENTTSSDKVCFQVNAVVAEVNDTNVLTTGSQSSSLLISQSAGSSMQRTPQKSAAFTLTSQSTGGSHASGTTPTKTINIPESQLTPQSHGYNDQITPTKETDIALAPTEQDTRSVNALDILTQTALATSTDTPQKNDDTVFAKTTVNPKDSKDGAANSTTKIEKTNTRKRSCPSPSKKIAKKLLLDKDNEDEDDDCVHDTPKPRYALAKNLK from the exons ATGAAGAG CATACATGCGCAGATCTACCCCAATGCATTTCAGCGGTTCAAAACTTTGATAAAAGAAGGCAATGTCTACAATCTTGCTTGTTTTCGGGTCAGGAAATCAAATGACAGATACAAACCAGTAACAAATGAAAGCATGATCACCTTATCAACGTGGACTACAGTTGAAGAAGTTGTTGAAATTCCACCTGCTTTTCCTATGTTCACCTACTCGCTGACTCCAATAGAGCAACTGCCATCTCGTGTGGACTACCCAGAATACTTCACAG ATGTCATTGGAATAGTCACAACAATCTCGAATATCATGTCACTAAGAGCAAGAGGAAGACAAAATGATAGTTTGAAGAGGGTTGTCACCATATGCAATGAAAG TAATGTTTCAGTAGATGTTGTGCTATGGGGTGAGCGCGCCTCTTCTTTCCCAGCTGAACAAAtgcaaaaagaaggagaagcccACCCACAAGTTGTCATATTTGTTGGTACCCTTGTCAAAAAATACTCAT CATCTGGAGCTGTCACCTTAGCAGGCAATTCACCATGCAAGTGGTACATAAATCCAGATGTTCCTGAGGCAAGAGCTCTTCTATCCAg CATTGGAAAAACAAATCAGCCAATTAAGTGGGACCAACAAATGACACCAGCTAAAGCTACACCTGCTGTTGAACACAAAAAAGTTTCTGAAATCAAAGATCTTAACCCCTTCAAATACAAG AAAATGGACTTCTTGGTTACTGTGGCAATAAAAAAGATTGACAGCTCCTGGTGGTACAACTCTTGCTACAAATGTGCGAGAACTGCTAAACCCTACGGTGACTTATACAAGTGCACCGACAGCACCTGCAATTATACTGGCAAACCAGTCCAGAG GTATAAGCTTAGCATTATTGCTGGAGATGAGACGGGTGACACAAATTTTATCATGTTTGGAAGGTGGGTTCAGCACTTGACAAAGAAAGCTGCTGATACACTTATCGCTGAGAATCCACAGGGTTTCATTCCAAATGAGATCACAAGGCTCTTAGAAAAAGTGTTCAAATTCAATGTCAGCTTCACAGAAAACACAACAAGCTCCGATAAAGTTTGCTTCCAGGTCAATGCAGTAGTTGCAGAAGTAAATGACACAAATGTTCTCACAACAGGGTCTCAATCATCATCACTTCTGATATCTCAAAGTGCTGGCAGCAGTATGCAGCGCACCCCACAGAAAAGCGCTGCCTTCACTTTAACCTCACAATCTACGGGGGGCAGCCATGCTTCAGGCACCACACCAACAAAAACTATCAACATCCCTGAGTCACAACTTACACCACAGAGTCATGGATACAATGATCAG ATCACTCCAACCAAGGAAACAGATATTGCTTTAGCACCAACAGAGCAAGATACAAGGTCCGTCAATGCTCTTGATATCCTTACTCAAACTGCACTTGCAACGTCAACAGATACACCACAGAAGAATGATGACACAGTTTTTGCTAAG ACTACTGTTAATCCAAAGGACTCCAAGGATGGAGCTGCTAATTCAACAACTAAGATAGAAAAGACTAACACAAGGAAAAG GTCCTGCCCCTCACCTAGCAAGAAAATTGCTAAAAAATTGTTGCTTGATAAAGACAATGAAGACGAAGATGATGACTGTGTTCATGACACTCCCAAGCCTAGGTATGCTCTTGCTAAAAACCTCAAATGA
- the LOC120666318 gene encoding uncharacterized protein LOC120666318 isoform X5, which translates to MITLSTWTTVEEVVEIPPAFPMFTYSLTPIEQLPSRVDYPEYFTDVIGIVTTISNIMSLRARGRQNDSLKRVVTICNESNVSVDVVLWGERASSFPAEQMQKEGEAHPQVVIFVGTLVKKYSSSGAVTLAGNSPCKWYINPDVPEARALLSSIGKTNQPIKWDQQMTPAKATPAVEHKKVSEIKDLNPFKYKKMDFLVTVAIKKIDSSWWYNSCYKCARTAKPYGDLYKCTDSTCNYTGKPVQRYKLSIIAGDETGDTNFIMFGRWVQHLTKKAADTLIAENPQGFIPNEITRLLEKVFKFNVSFTENTTSSDKVCFQVNAVVAEVNDTNVLTTGSQSSSLLISQSAGSSMQRTPQKSAAFTLTSQSTGGSHASGTTPTKTINIPESQLTPQSHGYNDQITPTKETDIALAPTEQDTRSVNALDILTQTALATSTDTPQKNDDTVFAKTTVNPKDSKDGAANSTTKIEKTNTRKRSCPSPSKKIAKKLLLDKDNEDEDDDCVHDTPKPRYALAKNLK; encoded by the exons ATGATCACCTTATCAACGTGGACTACAGTTGAAGAAGTTGTTGAAATTCCACCTGCTTTTCCTATGTTCACCTACTCGCTGACTCCAATAGAGCAACTGCCATCTCGTGTGGACTACCCAGAATACTTCACAG ATGTCATTGGAATAGTCACAACAATCTCGAATATCATGTCACTAAGAGCAAGAGGAAGACAAAATGATAGTTTGAAGAGGGTTGTCACCATATGCAATGAAAG TAATGTTTCAGTAGATGTTGTGCTATGGGGTGAGCGCGCCTCTTCTTTCCCAGCTGAACAAAtgcaaaaagaaggagaagcccACCCACAAGTTGTCATATTTGTTGGTACCCTTGTCAAAAAATACTCAT CATCTGGAGCTGTCACCTTAGCAGGCAATTCACCATGCAAGTGGTACATAAATCCAGATGTTCCTGAGGCAAGAGCTCTTCTATCCAg CATTGGAAAAACAAATCAGCCAATTAAGTGGGACCAACAAATGACACCAGCTAAAGCTACACCTGCTGTTGAACACAAAAAAGTTTCTGAAATCAAAGATCTTAACCCCTTCAAATACAAG AAAATGGACTTCTTGGTTACTGTGGCAATAAAAAAGATTGACAGCTCCTGGTGGTACAACTCTTGCTACAAATGTGCGAGAACTGCTAAACCCTACGGTGACTTATACAAGTGCACCGACAGCACCTGCAATTATACTGGCAAACCAGTCCAGAG GTATAAGCTTAGCATTATTGCTGGAGATGAGACGGGTGACACAAATTTTATCATGTTTGGAAGGTGGGTTCAGCACTTGACAAAGAAAGCTGCTGATACACTTATCGCTGAGAATCCACAGGGTTTCATTCCAAATGAGATCACAAGGCTCTTAGAAAAAGTGTTCAAATTCAATGTCAGCTTCACAGAAAACACAACAAGCTCCGATAAAGTTTGCTTCCAGGTCAATGCAGTAGTTGCAGAAGTAAATGACACAAATGTTCTCACAACAGGGTCTCAATCATCATCACTTCTGATATCTCAAAGTGCTGGCAGCAGTATGCAGCGCACCCCACAGAAAAGCGCTGCCTTCACTTTAACCTCACAATCTACGGGGGGCAGCCATGCTTCAGGCACCACACCAACAAAAACTATCAACATCCCTGAGTCACAACTTACACCACAGAGTCATGGATACAATGATCAG ATCACTCCAACCAAGGAAACAGATATTGCTTTAGCACCAACAGAGCAAGATACAAGGTCCGTCAATGCTCTTGATATCCTTACTCAAACTGCACTTGCAACGTCAACAGATACACCACAGAAGAATGATGACACAGTTTTTGCTAAG ACTACTGTTAATCCAAAGGACTCCAAGGATGGAGCTGCTAATTCAACAACTAAGATAGAAAAGACTAACACAAGGAAAAG GTCCTGCCCCTCACCTAGCAAGAAAATTGCTAAAAAATTGTTGCTTGATAAAGACAATGAAGACGAAGATGATGACTGTGTTCATGACACTCCCAAGCCTAGGTATGCTCTTGCTAAAAACCTCAAATGA